The following coding sequences lie in one Miscanthus floridulus cultivar M001 chromosome 9, ASM1932011v1, whole genome shotgun sequence genomic window:
- the LOC136480625 gene encoding uncharacterized protein: MASLGRLKSAIFDREERKMQYQSHIRGLNAYDRHKKFMKDYVKFYGHEKNVDSSLPIKTDKDTLREGYRFILSEEDDMDSTWEKRLVKRYYDKLFKEYCIAEHAQTLIGLRWRTEKEVISGKGQFICGNRHCDEKYGLGSYEVNFSYVEAGEQKQALVKLVACKRCAEKLAYKRQKEKEKENELSGEKEIELKDSDKRKRKHEQNDDTSEDEDEKYRRKKKDRSGASSRSSGNNDEGFEEYLEGMFP, from the exons ATGGCGTCGCTGGGGCGGCTCAAGTCTGCCATCTTCGATAGGGAGGAGAGGAAGAT GCAGTACCAATCGCACATCCGCGGGCTAAACGCCTATGATCGCCATAAGAAGTTCATGAAGGACTATG TTAAGTTTTATGGCCATGAGAAAAATGTGGATAGTAGTTTGCCCATCAAAACTGATAAAGATACACTGAGAGAAGGATACAG GTTCATTCTTTCCGAGGAAGATGACATGGATTCAACTTGGGAGAAGAGGCTGGTCAAACGTTACTATGACAAGCTTTTTAAGGA GTATTGCATTGCTGA GCATGCACAAACACTG ATTGGATTGAGATGGAGAACAGAAAAGGAGGTGATATCTGGCAAGG GACAATTTATCTGTGGTAATAGGCATTGTGATGAAAAATATGGTCTAGGTAGTTATGAG GTCAATTTTTCTTATGTTGAAGCAGGGGAACAGAAACAAGCACTGGTGAAGTTGGTAgcttgcaaaag ATGTGCAGAAAAGCTTGCTTATAAGAGGCAAAAGGAGAAAGAGAAGGAAAATGAGCTCTCTGGTGAAAAGGAAATTGAATTGAAAGACAGCGACAAGAGAAAGAG AAAACATGAGCAAAATGACGATACctcggaggacgaggacgagaaatatagaagaaagaaaaaag ACCGGAGTGGAGCTTCTTCAAGGAGTTCAGGGAATAATGACGAAGGCTTCGAGGAGTACCTCGAAGGCATGTTTCCGTGA